A window of the Verminephrobacter eiseniae EF01-2 genome harbors these coding sequences:
- a CDS encoding RidA family protein translates to MNTVTTTLGRAAPAARTSVYVAGFGHKNPIPAGCRVGPLLESGSIQGNDPATGRPAETIEAQCRFMLDNVRRIVEAAGGGTQDIVKITVWMKDRRQRPALNVPWLEMFPDAAARPARHAIIAPELDMGRLIECSFTAWIA, encoded by the coding sequence ATGAACACCGTCACCACGACCCTCGGGCGCGCCGCGCCCGCCGCGCGCACCAGCGTGTACGTCGCCGGCTTTGGCCACAAGAACCCGATCCCGGCGGGCTGCCGCGTCGGCCCGCTGCTGGAAAGCGGCAGCATCCAGGGCAACGACCCCGCCACCGGCCGGCCGGCCGAGACCATCGAGGCACAGTGCCGCTTCATGCTCGACAACGTGCGCCGCATCGTCGAGGCGGCCGGCGGCGGCACGCAGGACATCGTGAAAATCACCGTCTGGATGAAGGATCGACGCCAGCGCCCGGCGCTCAACGTGCCGTGGCTCGAGATGTTCCCCGATGCCGCAGCGCGGCCCGCGCGCCACGCGATCATCGCGCCCGAGCTCGACATGGGCCGGCTGATCGAGTGCAGCTTCACGGCCTGGATCGCCTGA
- a CDS encoding amidohydrolase family protein has translation MPDYLAFDPHPRAPVPLPPALACDSQFHVFGPREQYPVRPDAAYEMPSATWQVAQKLHATLGIGRGVIVQATTYGADHAVVLDALEGLNAGGPRRYMACANAVVLTERDDAYIQKLHDAGVRGARLTRGSLGIRLSAAGQERIFARVKELGWYLKVQPEPTGIAGQLPAIESLDMPVLIDHMGRADPARGAADPSLARILELFGRGNFWVMLSLSEKLSKIGAPWDDVVPLAQRLIDIAPDRCVWASDWPHPVSVQQPPNEGALLELLYRFAPDAATRQKILVDNPARLFGFDSA, from the coding sequence ATGCCCGACTACCTTGCCTTCGACCCCCATCCGCGAGCGCCGGTGCCGCTGCCGCCCGCGCTCGCGTGCGACAGCCAGTTCCATGTGTTCGGCCCGCGCGAGCAGTACCCCGTGCGCCCCGACGCCGCCTACGAAATGCCGAGCGCCACCTGGCAGGTGGCGCAAAAGCTCCACGCCACGCTCGGCATCGGGCGCGGCGTGATCGTCCAGGCCACCACCTATGGCGCCGACCACGCAGTGGTGCTCGATGCGCTGGAGGGCCTGAACGCCGGCGGCCCGCGCCGCTACATGGCCTGCGCCAACGCCGTGGTGCTGACAGAGCGCGACGACGCCTATATCCAGAAACTGCACGACGCCGGCGTGCGCGGCGCGCGCTTGACGCGTGGCAGCCTGGGCATCCGCCTGAGCGCGGCCGGGCAGGAACGCATCTTCGCCCGCGTCAAGGAGCTCGGCTGGTACCTGAAGGTGCAGCCCGAGCCGACCGGCATCGCCGGGCAACTCCCGGCCATCGAGTCCCTGGACATGCCGGTGCTGATCGACCACATGGGCCGCGCCGACCCGGCGCGCGGCGCTGCCGACCCGAGCCTGGCGCGCATCCTGGAACTGTTCGGGCGCGGCAACTTCTGGGTGATGCTGTCGCTGTCCGAGAAGCTCTCGAAGATCGGCGCGCCGTGGGACGACGTGGTGCCGCTCGCGCAGCGCCTGATCGACATCGCGCCCGACCGTTGCGTGTGGGCCAGCGACTGGCCGCACCCGGTATCGGTCCAACAGCCGCCCAACGAGGGCGCATTGCTCGAACTGCTCTATCGCTTCGCCCCCGACGCCGCCACGCGGCAGAAGATCCTTGTCGACAACCCCGCCCGCCTCTTTGGATTCGACAGCGCATGA
- a CDS encoding fumarylacetoacetate hydrolase family protein gives MKLISYLHGGASHWGCVIGDGVVDLGRRLPACACVAALLEGGDAALAQARQAAEGAAPDHALADVRFQTPIARPRRVFCIGVNYAHRNAEYKDGSDSPKYPSIFMRVAESFVGHGEPLQQPLESTQLDYEGEIAIVIGQRARRVQADDALACIAGITCMNEGTVRDWTHHAKFNVTQGKNWNASGAIGPWIVTADEFPQGYGALRVRTHVNGELRQDDSSANLMFGFACLVNYLSTFTTLAPGDIIATGTPIGAGIRFDPPKFLRPGDVVEIEVSGVGVLRNVVKAEEVAP, from the coding sequence ATGAAACTCATCAGCTACCTCCACGGCGGGGCCTCGCACTGGGGCTGCGTCATCGGCGACGGCGTCGTCGATCTCGGCCGCCGCCTGCCGGCCTGCGCGTGCGTCGCGGCATTGCTCGAAGGCGGCGACGCCGCGCTCGCGCAGGCGCGCCAGGCCGCAGAGGGCGCCGCGCCCGACCATGCGCTGGCCGATGTGCGGTTCCAGACGCCCATCGCGCGGCCACGCCGCGTGTTCTGCATCGGCGTGAACTACGCGCACCGCAACGCCGAATACAAGGACGGCAGCGATTCGCCCAAGTACCCGAGCATCTTCATGCGCGTGGCCGAGTCCTTCGTCGGCCACGGCGAGCCGTTGCAGCAGCCGCTCGAATCGACACAGCTCGACTACGAGGGCGAGATCGCCATCGTCATCGGCCAGCGCGCGCGCCGCGTGCAGGCAGACGACGCGCTGGCCTGCATCGCCGGAATCACCTGCATGAACGAAGGCACCGTCCGCGACTGGACGCACCACGCCAAGTTCAACGTGACGCAGGGCAAGAACTGGAATGCGTCCGGCGCCATCGGCCCGTGGATCGTCACGGCCGACGAATTTCCGCAGGGCTATGGCGCGCTGCGCGTGCGCACGCATGTCAATGGCGAACTGCGGCAGGACGACAGCAGCGCGAACCTGATGTTCGGCTTCGCCTGCCTCGTCAACTACCTCTCGACCTTCACCACGCTGGCGCCGGGCGACATCATCGCCACCGGCACGCCGATCGGCGCGGGCATCCGCTTCGATCCGCCGAAGTTCCTGCGGCCGGGCGATGTGGTCGAGATCGAAGTCAGCGGCGTGGGCGTGCTGCGCAACGTCGTGAAGGCCGAAGAGGTGGCGCCATGA
- the hpaH gene encoding 2-oxo-hept-4-ene-1,7-dioate hydratase gives MSLDQNTLAQAAERLQQAQRTRLACRQFSLDYPEMTIDDAYAIQHAWMQLELRNGRTIKGHKIGLTSKAMQRAVNIAEPDYGTLLDDMFYRDGAVIESERFLQLKIEAELAFVLAKPLAGPDCTLFDVLDATAYITPALEILDARIERIDPQTRRMRTVLDTISDNAANAALVLGGRPFRPAVSDADMRRIGAIVSRNGEVEETGLAAGVLNHPGYGVAWLANRLHRFGVTLQPRQVILAGSFIRPIEVVKGDTVVADYGEFGTVSCHFG, from the coding sequence GTGAGCCTGGACCAGAACACCCTCGCCCAGGCCGCCGAGCGGTTGCAGCAGGCGCAGCGCACGCGCCTGGCCTGCCGCCAGTTCTCGCTCGACTACCCGGAGATGACGATCGACGACGCCTACGCGATCCAGCACGCCTGGATGCAGCTCGAGCTGCGCAATGGCCGCACGATAAAAGGCCACAAGATTGGCCTCACGTCGAAGGCGATGCAGCGCGCGGTGAACATCGCCGAGCCGGACTACGGCACGCTGCTGGACGACATGTTCTACCGCGACGGCGCGGTGATCGAGTCGGAGCGCTTCCTGCAGTTGAAGATCGAGGCCGAACTGGCCTTCGTGCTCGCCAAGCCGCTGGCTGGCCCCGACTGCACGCTGTTCGACGTGCTCGACGCCACCGCGTACATCACGCCCGCGCTGGAGATCCTCGACGCGCGCATCGAGCGCATCGACCCGCAAACCAGGCGCATGCGCACCGTGCTCGACACCATCTCCGATAACGCGGCCAACGCCGCCTTGGTGCTGGGGGGACGCCCGTTCAGGCCGGCGGTGTCGGACGCCGACATGCGACGCATCGGCGCCATCGTCAGCCGCAACGGCGAGGTCGAAGAAACCGGCCTGGCCGCCGGGGTGCTCAATCACCCCGGCTATGGCGTGGCGTGGCTCGCCAATCGGCTGCATCGTTTTGGCGTGACCTTGCAGCCCAGGCAGGTCATCCTGGCGGGCTCGTTCATCCGGCCCATCGAGGTTGTCAAGGGCGATACGGTGGTGGCCGACTACGGCGAGTTCGGCACCGTTTCTTGCCACTTCGGATGA
- a CDS encoding acyl-CoA carboxylase subunit beta, with amino-acid sequence MTPIESRIDTAQAAYAEQRQGMLALIERLRQLEQRTRDASAKAKAAFDKRGALLPRERVARLLDPGAPFLELGNMAGYCAEGETPETSVPGGGQITGIGFVCGVRCMVAASDSAIAAGAYVDAGSKKLLRAQEIALENRLPFIHLVESAGANLRTYRVERFIRGGGLFYNLARLSAAGLPVITVVHGPSTAGGAYMPGLSDYVVMVRRRARAFLAGPPLLLAATGEIATDEELGGADMHARTSGLAEYVGEDDAHAIAIARDIVAALDWAAPAPARAGKPPVLDPDELAGVMPLDVKKPVDMQQVIARIVDESAWLAFKPDYGVSTLCGHARIEGHGVGLISNNGPIDPAGATKAAQFIQLCNQSATPIVFMQNTTGFIVGRMSEEAGMIKHGAKMIQALSNSRVPHVTLYCGASFGAGNYGMCGQAFRPCMSFSWPNAKTAVMGGEQAAMTMDIVARQQAGRSGKPVDEEALARQRAQIIANFERQASAFITSGLMLDDAIIDPRSTRAVLGFVLAMAREAPLRRGHPVQFGVARF; translated from the coding sequence ATGACACCCATCGAATCCCGAATCGACACCGCACAGGCCGCCTACGCCGAGCAGCGCCAGGGCATGCTGGCCCTGATCGAGCGCCTGCGGCAGTTGGAGCAGCGAACCCGGGACGCCTCGGCCAAGGCCAAGGCAGCCTTCGACAAGCGCGGCGCACTGCTGCCGAGGGAGCGCGTGGCGCGGCTGCTCGATCCTGGCGCCCCCTTCCTGGAGCTCGGCAACATGGCCGGCTACTGCGCCGAAGGAGAAACGCCGGAGACATCGGTGCCCGGCGGTGGGCAGATCACCGGCATCGGTTTCGTGTGCGGCGTGCGCTGCATGGTGGCCGCCTCCGATTCGGCCATCGCTGCCGGCGCTTACGTGGACGCCGGCAGCAAGAAACTGCTGCGCGCGCAGGAGATCGCGCTGGAAAACCGGCTGCCCTTCATTCACCTGGTGGAGTCCGCCGGCGCCAATCTGCGCACCTACCGGGTCGAGCGCTTCATCCGCGGCGGCGGCCTGTTCTACAACCTGGCGCGCCTGTCCGCCGCCGGCCTGCCCGTCATCACCGTCGTGCACGGCCCATCGACCGCCGGCGGCGCCTACATGCCGGGTCTGTCGGACTATGTGGTGATGGTGCGCCGACGCGCACGCGCCTTCCTCGCCGGCCCGCCGCTGCTCCTGGCGGCCACCGGAGAAATCGCCACCGACGAGGAACTCGGCGGTGCCGACATGCATGCCCGGACCAGCGGCCTGGCCGAGTATGTCGGCGAGGACGACGCGCACGCGATTGCCATCGCACGCGACATCGTCGCCGCGCTCGACTGGGCTGCTCCTGCGCCGGCACGGGCGGGCAAGCCGCCGGTGCTGGACCCGGACGAACTGGCCGGCGTGATGCCGTTGGACGTGAAAAAGCCGGTCGACATGCAGCAGGTGATCGCCCGCATCGTCGACGAATCGGCCTGGCTCGCGTTCAAGCCCGATTACGGCGTATCGACGCTGTGCGGGCATGCCCGCATCGAGGGGCATGGGGTCGGCCTCATCAGCAACAACGGCCCCATCGACCCGGCCGGTGCCACCAAGGCGGCGCAGTTCATCCAGTTGTGCAACCAGTCGGCCACGCCGATCGTCTTCATGCAGAACACCACCGGATTCATCGTCGGGCGCATGTCCGAGGAGGCCGGGATGATCAAGCACGGCGCCAAGATGATCCAGGCGCTGTCCAACTCGCGCGTGCCGCATGTCACCTTGTATTGCGGCGCCTCTTTCGGTGCCGGCAACTACGGCATGTGCGGCCAGGCGTTCCGGCCGTGCATGAGCTTTTCCTGGCCCAACGCCAAAACCGCCGTCATGGGCGGCGAGCAGGCCGCCATGACCATGGACATCGTGGCGCGGCAACAGGCCGGGCGCAGCGGCAAACCGGTCGACGAGGAGGCGCTGGCGCGCCAGAGGGCGCAGATCATCGCCAACTTCGAGCGCCAAGCCAGCGCCTTCATCACCAGCGGCCTGATGTTGGACGACGCAATCATCGACCCGCGCAGCACCCGCGCGGTGCTCGGTTTCGTGCTGGCCATGGCGCGAGAGGCCCCATTGCGCCGGGGCCACCCCGTGCAGTTCGGCGTGGCCCGCTTCTGA
- a CDS encoding acyl-CoA dehydrogenase family protein, with protein sequence MYTAEHHSIMQSIRRFLASEVDPFVDEWEAAEIFPAHELFKKMGRLGFLGITKPTEYGGLGLDFSYAVAAGEAMGYVRAQGVSMAAGVQTDMATPALAAFGSDELKREFLAPAIAGDVVVCIGVSEQGAGSDVASLQTHARRDGGDYLISGAKMWITNGTQADWICLLCNTSDGPMHKNKSLIIVPLKDKGQRAKGVAVQKIRKFGMWCSDTAQIFFDEVRVPVRHRIGAEGMGFIYQMKQFQEERLGAAARRLAAIQLIDETADYLRQRIAFGKPLLDNQFIQFKLAELKTELEALRGLVYMATQTYVSGGDVVELASMAKLKAGRLSREIAQWCMQFQGGMGYTWDNPVSRAYRDFRLCSIGGGADEVMMQVIAKQMGLTGSR encoded by the coding sequence ATGTACACAGCAGAACACCACAGCATCATGCAAAGCATCCGCCGCTTCCTGGCCAGCGAGGTGGACCCGTTCGTCGACGAATGGGAGGCGGCGGAAATCTTCCCGGCCCACGAACTGTTCAAGAAGATGGGCCGCCTCGGCTTTTTGGGCATCACCAAGCCCACCGAGTACGGCGGCCTGGGCCTGGACTTCTCCTACGCGGTTGCTGCCGGCGAGGCGATGGGCTATGTGCGCGCCCAGGGCGTGAGCATGGCAGCGGGCGTGCAAACCGACATGGCCACGCCGGCGCTGGCGGCCTTCGGCTCCGACGAGCTCAAACGCGAGTTTCTGGCCCCGGCCATCGCCGGCGACGTGGTGGTCTGCATTGGCGTGTCGGAGCAGGGCGCGGGCTCGGACGTGGCCTCGCTGCAAACCCATGCGCGCCGCGACGGCGGCGACTACCTGATCTCCGGCGCCAAGATGTGGATCACCAACGGCACCCAGGCCGACTGGATCTGCCTGCTGTGCAACACCTCCGATGGCCCGATGCACAAGAACAAGTCGTTGATCATCGTGCCGCTCAAGGACAAAGGCCAACGCGCCAAGGGCGTGGCGGTGCAAAAGATCAGGAAGTTCGGCATGTGGTGCTCGGACACGGCACAAATCTTCTTCGACGAGGTGCGTGTTCCGGTGCGCCATCGCATCGGCGCAGAAGGCATGGGCTTCATTTACCAGATGAAGCAATTCCAGGAGGAACGCCTGGGCGCGGCGGCGCGCCGCCTGGCCGCCATCCAACTCATCGACGAGACCGCCGACTACCTGCGCCAACGCATCGCCTTCGGCAAACCGCTGCTGGACAACCAGTTCATCCAGTTCAAACTGGCCGAGCTCAAGACGGAACTGGAGGCCCTGCGGGGACTGGTCTACATGGCCACGCAGACCTACGTCAGCGGCGGCGATGTCGTGGAACTGGCCTCGATGGCCAAGCTCAAAGCCGGTCGCCTGTCACGCGAGATCGCCCAATGGTGCATGCAGTTCCAGGGCGGCATGGGCTACACCTGGGACAATCCGGTCTCACGCGCCTACCGCGACTTTCGCCTGTGCTCCATCGGCGGCGGCGCCGACGAAGTCATGATGCAGGTGATCGCCAAGCAGATGGGCCTGACGGGTTCGCGCTGA
- a CDS encoding acetyl-CoA carboxylase biotin carboxylase subunit has translation MTGQARPFNTLLVANRGEIAIRIMRTARRLGLRTVAIYSEADRASLHAVQADTAVCVGPAAPRESYLNIEAILQAARRTGADAIHPGYGFLAENGDFAAAVTGAGLVFVGPPAEAIRAMGNKAEAKRLMRAAGMPCVPGYQGLDQGDPALQAAASGIGFPVMVKAAAGGGGRGMRLVHGSSDLAAALASARSEALAAFGSDELILERALLAPRHIEIQVFADTHGHVIHLGERDCSVQRRHQKLIEEAPSPAVGPELRARMGKAAVDAANAIGYVGAGTMEFLLDRSGAFYFMEMNTRLQVEHAVTEAITGLDLVEWQLRVAAGEPLPLTQDEVAFDGHAIEARLTAEDVSAGFLPQGGPVLCWRPPADGHDVRVDHGLSEGAVVPPDYDSMVAKLVAHARTRDEARRKLHRALQDCVLLGVASNQGFLAECLEHPAFCRGDVDTGFIAEHMGAALAGTCPDSTTVAAAALAAAGWPWHGATRLGHAVVPVDLELGRRRWHVQLQAADDSVDVTVRQEAQVDSQVDSVRLALVRKHGDSVWWLEGNGQMQRVVQARNSAGIHLHSAGRAWCFVPVDPRRARAQDGGSGAVTAPLTGRIAAVGVAVGDTVQAGQTLVVLEAMKMEHRLSAPFAGRITELSAQVGGQARAGSKLVQVQPLGIGAAA, from the coding sequence ATGACCGGACAGGCCCGCCCCTTCAACACCCTGCTCGTCGCCAACCGGGGCGAGATCGCCATCCGCATCATGCGAACGGCGCGCCGGCTCGGCTTGCGCACCGTGGCCATCTACTCCGAAGCCGATCGCGCCAGCCTGCATGCCGTGCAGGCTGACACGGCGGTTTGCGTGGGGCCGGCCGCGCCGCGTGAATCCTATCTGAACATCGAGGCCATCTTGCAGGCCGCCCGCCGCACCGGCGCGGACGCCATCCACCCCGGCTATGGCTTCCTGGCCGAAAACGGGGACTTTGCCGCCGCCGTCACCGGCGCCGGGCTGGTCTTCGTCGGGCCGCCTGCCGAGGCGATTCGCGCCATGGGCAACAAGGCCGAGGCCAAGCGCCTGATGCGGGCCGCAGGCATGCCCTGTGTGCCGGGCTACCAGGGCCTGGACCAGGGCGACCCGGCCCTGCAGGCGGCTGCGTCCGGCATCGGCTTTCCGGTCATGGTCAAAGCCGCCGCCGGTGGCGGCGGGCGCGGCATGCGGCTGGTGCACGGATCGTCCGACCTGGCCGCCGCGCTCGCCAGCGCACGTTCCGAGGCGTTGGCAGCCTTCGGTTCCGATGAACTGATTCTGGAGCGCGCGCTGCTTGCGCCCCGGCACATCGAGATTCAGGTCTTTGCGGACACCCACGGCCACGTCATTCACCTGGGCGAGCGCGATTGCTCGGTGCAGCGCCGGCACCAAAAGCTCATCGAGGAAGCGCCTTCCCCGGCGGTCGGCCCCGAACTGCGCGCGCGCATGGGCAAGGCCGCCGTCGACGCGGCCAACGCCATCGGCTATGTCGGCGCGGGCACCATGGAGTTTCTGCTCGACCGTTCGGGCGCGTTCTACTTCATGGAGATGAACACGCGGCTGCAGGTCGAGCACGCCGTGACCGAGGCCATCACCGGGCTGGATCTGGTGGAGTGGCAATTGCGTGTGGCCGCAGGCGAGCCGCTGCCTTTGACGCAGGATGAAGTGGCATTCGACGGCCACGCGATCGAGGCGCGCCTGACGGCCGAGGATGTGAGCGCCGGCTTCCTGCCGCAGGGCGGCCCGGTGCTGTGCTGGCGTCCGCCTGCGGACGGACACGATGTGCGCGTGGACCACGGCTTGAGCGAAGGCGCTGTCGTGCCGCCCGACTACGACTCCATGGTGGCCAAACTGGTGGCACATGCGCGAACGCGCGATGAAGCGCGGCGCAAACTGCACCGCGCGCTGCAGGACTGCGTGCTGCTGGGCGTCGCCAGCAACCAGGGCTTCCTGGCCGAATGCCTGGAGCATCCGGCATTTTGCCGTGGCGACGTCGACACCGGATTCATCGCCGAGCACATGGGCGCGGCATTGGCCGGCACCTGCCCCGACAGCACCACGGTGGCCGCCGCCGCGCTTGCTGCTGCCGGCTGGCCGTGGCATGGCGCCACGCGACTGGGCCATGCGGTGGTGCCCGTCGATCTGGAACTGGGCCGCCGGCGCTGGCATGTGCAGTTGCAGGCGGCCGATGACAGCGTGGATGTCACGGTCAGGCAGGAAGCCCAAGTGGACAGCCAAGTGGACAGCGTGCGTCTGGCGCTGGTGCGCAAGCATGGCGACAGCGTCTGGTGGCTCGAAGGCAACGGCCAAATGCAGCGCGTGGTCCAGGCGCGAAACAGCGCCGGCATTCACCTGCACAGCGCGGGCCGCGCCTGGTGCTTCGTGCCCGTCGATCCCCGCCGCGCCCGCGCCCAGGACGGCGGCAGCGGGGCCGTGACCGCGCCGCTGACAGGCCGCATTGCAGCCGTCGGCGTGGCCGTCGGCGACACCGTGCAGGCCGGACAAACGCTGGTCGTGCTCGAAGCCATGAAGATGGAGCACCGCTTGAGCGCGCCATTCGCCGGGCGAATCACCGAGCTCTCGGCCCAGGTGGGCGGCCAGGCCCGCGCGGGCAGCAAGCTGGTCCAGGTGCAGCCCCTCGGCATCGGGGCAGCGGCATGA
- a CDS encoding DUF1446 domain-containing protein, protein MKHPCHHCRVRIGGACGFWGDSATATPQLLAVPGLQYLVSRH, encoded by the coding sequence ATGAAGCACCCATGCCACCACTGCCGTGTCCGCATCGGCGGCGCCTGCGGCTTCTGGGGCGACTCGGCGACGGCCACGCCACAGCTGCTGGCCGTGCCAGGCTTGCAATACCTAGTGTCGCGTCACTGA